From Calothrix sp. PCC 6303, a single genomic window includes:
- the hepC gene encoding heterocyst development glycosyltransferase HepC, with protein sequence MTSSIIPALENHYSVIHSEPIEQLPYCTLIWRQGKLLVKSQGRENQPYLPALDKPELLVECLKKSSVSLVLIDSKLGESKLNFWANACKQANKPIYISIPSVDKRSQKNVNSWKWLKYAFDSVIALILLGLLSPIMLGITLLMYFYLPGSLFNYEWHVGDKGRLFRLIKFRTIPEGQDEWSTSVLGSLMRKYNLDSLPQLVNVIRGDMNLIGRGSWTLKDVVRLSLEGQRQLNKVPGIASFWQIKARAKLLPHLDSQAL encoded by the coding sequence ATGACAAGCTCAATAATTCCTGCTTTAGAAAACCACTACAGTGTCATACACTCAGAACCAATTGAACAGCTGCCATATTGCACACTGATATGGCGGCAGGGCAAGTTATTGGTAAAGTCTCAAGGACGGGAAAATCAGCCCTATCTACCTGCCTTGGACAAACCAGAGTTATTGGTGGAGTGCTTAAAAAAATCTTCAGTAAGTTTGGTTCTCATTGACTCAAAATTGGGTGAATCTAAGCTGAATTTTTGGGCAAATGCCTGTAAACAAGCTAATAAACCTATTTATATTAGTATACCTTCGGTTGATAAACGATCTCAAAAAAATGTCAATAGCTGGAAATGGTTGAAGTACGCTTTCGACTCAGTAATTGCTCTAATATTATTGGGATTGCTATCGCCAATAATGTTGGGGATCACTTTGTTGATGTATTTTTATCTCCCAGGTTCGCTTTTTAACTATGAGTGGCATGTCGGAGATAAAGGAAGATTATTCCGTTTAATCAAGTTTCGGACTATTCCAGAGGGACAAGATGAATGGAGTACATCTGTTTTAGGTAGTTTGATGCGTAAGTATAATTTGGATAGTTTGCCACAATTAGTTAATGTTATCCGTGGAGATATGAATCTAATTGGTAGAGGTTCTTGGACTCTCAAAGACGTTGTGCGACTGAGCTTGGAAGGGCAAAGACAGTTAAACAAGGTTCCTGGGATTGCTAGTTTTTGGCAAATTAAAGCTAGAGCAAAGCTACTACCCCATTTAGATAGTCAAGCACTATAG